TTCACGCCCTGTACGATGGCACGGTTGTCCTGGGGCATGACCTTCAGCACTTCACCGGTCTTGCCCTTGCTCCGGCCTGCGAGGACGACGACACGGTCGCCCTTCTTGATTTTCACCTTCGTCGCCATCATAGCACCTCGGGCGCCAGGGAAATGATCTTCATGTACTTGCGGGCACGCAGTTCGCGCGTCACCGGTCCGAAGATACGAGTACCGATGGGCTCGCCCTGCTTGTTGATCAGCACCGCCGCATTGCGGTCGAAGCGGATCGCCGTGCCGTCGTTGCGGCGGATGTCCTTGGTGGTACGCACCACGACGGCACGCAACACCTCGCCCTTCTTGACGCGGCCACGGGGGATGGCGTCCTTGACCGAGACGACGATGATGTCGCCGACGGTCGCGTACTTGCGCTTCGAGCCCCCGAGCACCTTGATGCATTGCACGCGCTTGGCGCCGGAGTTGTCCGCGACATCCAAGTTGGTTTCGACCTGGATCATGGTCTTGTTCCTTCCAGTCCTTCTGGTCCCGACTTAAACTTCGTCGGAGACCACCTCCCAGGTTTTGCGCTTGGAGATGGGTCGGCACTCGCGGATCTTCACCACGTCCCCCACCTTGCAGGCGTTGGCCTCGTCGTGGGCCGCATACTTCTTGGTCTGCTTGATGAACTTCTTGTAGACCGGATGCATGACTCGACGTTCGACCATGACGGTCACGGTCTTGTCCATCTTGTCGCTGGTCACGACGCCCTGCAGCACTCGCCTCGGCATGGCTCTCTCTTCCTTTTTCCTCAGGCCTTCGCCGCAACGCGGCGCTGGCCCAGAACCGTCTTGATGCGGGCGATGTCGCGCCGCACTTGGCGCACCCGGGCCGTGTTCTCCAACTGCCCGGAGGCACGCTGGAAGCGAAGATTGAAAGCTTCCTTCCGCAGATTGCGGATCGAATCCTTCAGCTCGTCGTCGGTCTTGGTCCGCAGATCGGTGACCTTCATCGCCTTACTCCTCATCGCCCAGGCGGGTGACGAACCGGGTTTGCACCGGCAGCTTCGCCGCGGCCAACGCGAAAGCCTCCTTGGCCACCTCGCGCGGCACGCCGTCCACCTCGAACATGATCCGGCCCGGCTTGACGCGACACACCCAGTATTCGGGAGCGCCCTTGCCGGAACCCATGCGGACTTCCGCCGGCTTCGTAGAGACCGGCACGTCCGGGAAGATGCGGATCCACACGCGGCCGGCTCGCTTCATGCAGCGGGTCAGCGCACGGCGGGCCGCCTCGATCTGGCGCGACGTGATGCGTTCCGGCGTGGTGGCCTTCAGGCCATAGGCACCGAAATTCAACACCGTCCCGCCCTTGGCGGCACCCTTGATGCGGCCTTTGTGGGCCTTGCGGTACTTTGTCCTCTTAGGGCTCAGCATCGCTCTTGTCCTCGATTCCTAAAGGCCGGCGTCAGCGTTGCGGCTGCTGGTCGAAGGCCTGCTTATCCATGGCCATGGGATCGTGCGCCATGACCTCGCCCTTGAAGATCCACACCTTGACGCCGCAGGCGCCGTAGGTGGTGAAGGCGGTGGACTCGCCGTAGTCGATATGGGCCCTCAGGGTATGCAGGGGCACGCGGCCCTCGCGGTACCACAACACGCGGGCGATTTCCGCACCACCCAACCGACCCGAGCAGTTCACCCGGATGCCCTGCGCGCCCAGACGCAGGGCCGACTGCACGGCGCGCTTCATGGCGCGGCGCACGGACACCCGGCGTTCCATCTGCTGGGCGATGCTCTCGGCCACCAGCTGGGCCTCGATCTCGGGCTTGCGGATCTCGAC
This window of the Magnetospirillum sp. WYHS-4 genome carries:
- the rplN gene encoding 50S ribosomal protein L14 gives rise to the protein MIQVETNLDVADNSGAKRVQCIKVLGGSKRKYATVGDIIVVSVKDAIPRGRVKKGEVLRAVVVRTTKDIRRNDGTAIRFDRNAAVLINKQGEPIGTRIFGPVTRELRARKYMKIISLAPEVL
- the rpsQ gene encoding 30S ribosomal protein S17, encoding MPRRVLQGVVTSDKMDKTVTVMVERRVMHPVYKKFIKQTKKYAAHDEANACKVGDVVKIRECRPISKRKTWEVVSDEV
- the rpmC gene encoding 50S ribosomal protein L29 yields the protein MKVTDLRTKTDDELKDSIRNLRKEAFNLRFQRASGQLENTARVRQVRRDIARIKTVLGQRRVAAKA
- the rplP gene encoding 50S ribosomal protein L16, which produces MLSPKRTKYRKAHKGRIKGAAKGGTVLNFGAYGLKATTPERITSRQIEAARRALTRCMKRAGRVWIRIFPDVPVSTKPAEVRMGSGKGAPEYWVCRVKPGRIMFEVDGVPREVAKEAFALAAAKLPVQTRFVTRLGDEE
- the rpsC gene encoding 30S ribosomal protein S3, whose amino-acid sequence is MGQKVNPVGLRLGINRTWDSRWFSDSDYARLLHEDLRIRQFLKEKLAQAGVSRVVIERPAKKARVTVYTARPGVVIGKKGADIEKLRSDLTKMTGSEVHLNIVEIRKPEIEAQLVAESIAQQMERRVSVRRAMKRAVQSALRLGAQGIRVNCSGRLGGAEIARVLWYREGRVPLHTLRAHIDYGESTAFTTYGACGVKVWIFKGEVMAHDPMAMDKQAFDQQPQR